The Sandaracinus amylolyticus genomic interval ACGCGCGGCCCGTCGTCGGGGATCAGCGCCCAGCCCTGACGCGTCTTGCGCGCGATCCCGAGCGTCGCGCACAGCTCGAGCGCCGCGAGCACGCGCGCTTCGGGCACGTCGAGCCCTCGCGCGAGCTCCGCGACCGGATCCTTCGCGCGCTGCACCGAGCGCACCGAGAGCGCGGGGATCAGCACCGCGAGGAGCGGCTCGGACTCGAACGCGTCCTCGATGCTGCGGCGCTTCCGCGGTCCTTCGGGGAGCGGCAGCGTCGACGCGTCGATCCCGAGCGCGTCGATGACGAGATCGGGCAGCGCGCCGCACGCGTCGACCAGCGCGAGGAACTCGTGGAAGCGCGGCTCCGAGAGCCCGCGCAGCCAGCGCCCGAGCGTCGCCCGCGTGACGCCGATCGCGCTCGCGAGGCGCGTGACCGCGTGGCCCGACGTGATCGCGCGGAGGTACGACGCGACTCCGTCGACGTCGGCGAGCGTGCGCACGTCGGCGAACGCGACCGGCAGCCGCACGGGCTCCTTCTCCCATCGCGGCGCGGCCCGCAGCGCGGCGAGGCGCACGACCTCCGTCGTGACCGGGCTGCGCCGTCCGCGCTCCCAGTCGTACAGCACGTTCGTCTCGTACCCGAGCTTCTCGCTCGCGACGCGCTGCGAGCGTTTGCCTCGGAGCGCTCGGACGGTCGCGCGCGTGACTCGCTTCCACGCCGTCTCGGCGGAACTGCTCGCCATGTGGACCGAGAGCGTACGTCGCCTGCGCGCGCGCGGGGAGCCGCACGTGTGTCACGGCCGCGTGACGGACGCGTGGCGACGCCGTGATCACGCGCCCGACGCGGCGTGCTACACCCGCGCCCGCCATGAGCCGCATCTACCGCTCGCTGCCTCCCGCCGGAACCAAGATCGGCCTCGCCTTCTCGGGCGGCCTCGACACGCGCGCTGCCGTCGCGTGGATGTCGCGACAGGGCCTCGACGTCCACTGCTACACCGCGGACCTCGCGCAGCCCGACGAGAAGGACCCGCGCGAGATCCCGCCGATCGCGATGACGCACGGCGCGAAGCTCGCGCGCCTGCTCGACTGCCGCGAGGCGATGGTCCGCGAGGGCCTGATCGCGATCCAGTGCGGCGCGTTCCACCTCAGCG includes:
- a CDS encoding helix-turn-helix domain-containing protein, which produces MASSSAETAWKRVTRATVRALRGKRSQRVASEKLGYETNVLYDWERGRRSPVTTEVVRLAALRAAPRWEKEPVRLPVAFADVRTLADVDGVASYLRAITSGHAVTRLASAIGVTRATLGRWLRGLSEPRFHEFLALVDACGALPDLVIDALGIDASTLPLPEGPRKRRSIEDAFESEPLLAVLIPALSVRSVQRAKDPVAELARGLDVPEARVLAALELCATLGIARKTRQGWALIPDDGPRVVSARRTKRFGVAFREMARSRALRPGFEGPIVVLQVDRERYERLQEHRRAIQQMLMELSTPLPTADRLVLVSVELHALFGDAP